The Magallana gigas chromosome 6, xbMagGiga1.1, whole genome shotgun sequence genome includes the window TTGTGAAGTATTGAATACCCAGAGCTATTGTGTTGGAGCTGTAGCCTGCAAATTAGATGTGAatcaaacatgtatattttaaaaaaaacatacaaatcAGCAAATCTAATCTGAGTTacctattacatgtacagtaaaactcggttttaacaaattcataGGGACCACTGAATTTAATGACGGATCATGAGATTTCGTTGTGGCTCAGTtttgtggaattcgtgggtacctctcaacCATGAACTAACAACCTCCACGAGTTAATACATTAGAttgtaaagtcatatttccaTTTGTAGGGataagaaaatacacgaaattacgtccccattAACTTATAACATTTTAGCAATTCGTGAAAATTGGCCACAACGAATTTTCATGATTCCACTGTACTTAATTATAtctgtaatttgttatattcgTATCACAATTTGTAATAATAAGCATAGCGAATTTGTTATATACATGGTTCCTTCCACATGACTATCATTTGAAATGTGTTTATTGCagcattatataaaaaaaaaccttacaataaTTGGATTGTTAACAAAGTAATTTGTGTGGAAATAATCTAATTCAAACAATAGTGTTACCAGTAATAATATCGCCTTCTTCTAACACTATAAAAATTATTGTTGTAAAAAccgttatttttcatttctatgGGACTCAAAATAAGTTTGCTAATTTAATCCTTTAATTTGTTACAACCAATTtcttgatttttgaaaaacccTTCAAAAGTCTCagtaacacacacacacacaaacaaaattataaaaatctacTGACAACATTTCCTTCCTTCCAAATTTCTTGTTTAAACAGTACTAGTTCTGATCTAAGAGTTTGATGATGTTTGCTGATAAAAAAATTGGGGAGGTATGTACTAGTACAAGTAATATAGTATGGGCTAAATATCACATTATAAGAGGCAATAAGTGAAACAATTAAATCATGCCACACCTGTAGGTCCTCCATGTGCCTTGACAAGAAGAGGGGGGAGGGTTCCCTCAGGAGCACTGTAATCCTTGTTCTGTGGAGTGTACAAGTATCCATAGCACACATCATTGTCCGAAGTCTTCCAGGTGTAATTTTCTGGGACACTAAAATAGCCCTTATCTAGGGATAGAGACTTGGAAACACGCAATTCTTTAATCTATAAAAGAAAGTTCTGGTAGTCAAACATTTAGATCTACCAGTTTAAGGGATGAAATCTTCATCTTCAACtaaatttagtgaattttttatacaaatctaTGATGGCAAATCTATAGAAAAAGAGCAAAAGGGAGATTaagattatgatttttattcaatagttaTTTGTTGACTTTTGACTGATGAATGGAAATAATCCTACCTCCCCTGAGAGAGTGTTCAGCTGTACTATGCAGGGGAATTTTGTAGGACTCCCCACTTCACAATAAAGCTCTCCGTTCTGACCAAATGTCAGCATGTTGTGTGATGTACAATTTGTCTCCAGCTTCTtatattcttttgtttttatgtctAATTTTAAGATTTCCTggaaattaaaacaagaggccaattggccttaacggtcacctgagtagcatatatccaatacaaaaacttgtcatggagtctcatatatgcatctataattaattaggtttcatactggagtagaaaaattataaatttgtaatgacaaccacatttaattcaaaaagaactgtgaaacctataattttggtgaaaaactaaaagatctggtctacaaaataatgaattcagttttcctttcaggtgtgtgggagtaaagaagataattttttaacgttatatgcattaacatctatacatccattttggccctgccctagagtcaaaacccataccccaggggacatgaaaattaaaatttcagtagaggacttcctggtaaacataattattagtcggttttttttatacagatgtgtgagaatagagaagaagatttttaaacattatatgcattaacactttattgccatattgcccccccccccctcatgtcctgaacccctgacccaggggccatgaatttcacaatttaggtaaaggagattgtggatatcataaccatgtattcagtttttttgcccacatgtatgggagtagagaggaagattttttaagatttaaatcatttttactatatggccatattggccccaccctagagcatgaacacctaacaaaggggtcatgaatttcacaattttagtagaaagtctcatggacatcataatcatgcatttagtttttaacaaatatatatgggagtagagaagaagattttctaagatttaatacatttttactatttggccatatcggccccaccctagagcctgaacccctgaccgaggggtcatgaatttcacaattaaggtagaaggcttcatggacatcataaccatgcatttagtttttaacaaatatatatgggagtagagaagaagattttctaagatttaatacatttttactatttggccatatcggccccaccctagagcctgaacccctgaccgaggggtcatgaatttatcatttttggtagagggcttcatgaacatcataatcatgcatttagtatttaacaaatatatatgagagtagagaagaagattttctaagatttaatacatttttactatatggccatattggccccaccctagagcctgaacccctgaccgagtggtcatgaatttcacaatttaggttgagggcttcatggatatcattatcatgcatttagtttttaacaaatatatatgatagtagagaagaagattttctaagatttaatacatttttactatttggccatattggccccaccctagagcctgaacccctgacacaggggtcaagaatttcacaatttaggaagagggcttcatggacatcataatcatgcatttagtttttaacaaatatatatggtagtagagaagaagattttctaagatttaatacatttttactatatggccatattggccccaccctagagcctgaacccctgacccaggggccataaatttcacaattttggtagagggcctcatggacatcataaccatgcattcagttttttcctcacatgtgttgaattagagaagaagatttttgaaaatttggctttttttgcatatttggccccacccgtggcaccccaggggtggtagagccataaatttcacaatttagattcttcttaccatagagatgcttcacaccaaaaatggtaacgattggcctagtagttttcaagaagaagttaaaaatgtaaaattgttaacgcacgacgcacgacgcacaacgcacgacgcacaacgcacgacgacggacgaagaccaattgcaataggtcacctgagtgactcaggtgacctaaaaaaaatgattcatttaGATTTAAGCAATGGGGACTTTAAATGCTAACACCAAACTtctttaaatacaaattaatattttgaataatacattttctgtatctttaatGCTTAgcttaaaattatttgtaaaaaaaattcatatgcatTGCTTCATACTGGTAAAATTGGGGAGACTTTTTTTTACAGGCATGGAAGACACTGCAGCCATATAAGGAGAGGGCGGTCTAAGTTTttgaacttgtgcccaatcccaaatgtaattttgtacaatataaaaaaaaatgttcaaatcacCTCTTTCCTTTTCATGATAACAGTGCCCCCATCTGATGGCTCCACACTGAAATCAGGTCTCCCAAACACCCACTGACATCCGCCAACGTCCGCCTCACATGGGAGGAGGTTCTGGTGGTTCCCATCAGGAGAGTACTGATAAAGGTTCCACCAGCCAGTCTGGTCACCAATGAACAGAAGATTATTGTCAGGGGTCCACACTGGCTGCATGACACTCACTCCTTCACCCCCTGCTacctaaaaaatcaaagtactgagagtactatCTTTTAAAAGGAGACACAGAGAAATATTGATCGATAGCAGTTCAATGTCAGTCtatcaaaaattaaagaaatatatactaCAAAATTAATATCCTATAATAGAATTTGAAAAATAGTGTTCATATTCtgataattcaaataaattgtaattaGTTTTGTTTGACCCACTTGCACTTGACATTTAAGGATTTCTTTAAATAGGAAGACATTTGTCCATACAATAAAGTAGACTGAATTCTATTATAGTATGGAGATCATCTACCTACTTAAGGTACTTCACAAGACCATGAAATAGTTTCTCAGATCAGCAGAATATTACTTGATTTTGATAGagagcatgatggataagaagtatatatgtcaaataggcgaaaaaatgtacaattttggataaaaaatgatattttcaaaaatttcattcagtaaacatgaacaaaagccccaggcggattcgaactcatgatcttcggttcacaagcctgatactttaaccactgagctgtgatgatatacatctgaatcgattgatacaaacagtttaacaaaacatttaaatcgccatcttgtgacgtagtgtcttgaaaagtataagtctaggtgtagtgaagtaccttaaagaAGCAcccataaaaataattttgataaaaattttaaaagtactttttaaaaacttattttatatCTTGAGATTCAActaaaacatatatacaaacaTGGCAAGAATCGAACAATGTAATTTCATTGTTAACATCTACATGCTATATATGGTAGTTTAATGCCACAATGAACaggtttataaataattattggaCAACAATTACAACCATGTCAGTTAAATTGAGTAAAACTACACAAACCAACACCCAGAAACTGAACCCTGTAACATCACACCgtgatttattcaataaaattgttAGCAATGGTATTTACAGTAACAGTAAACTTACTTGCTTGGCTGTCCCAGGAACAATTTCATCTCCAGTACTAGAGAGTTCCGCCACAAACAGGGATGTGTTGTCCCAGGGCTACATAGAAACAGAGCAACAAAGCCCATTCAGAACAATGCTTTTCATCAAAACATCTTAATTAATCTGAATTAGTGATCTACTATTAACATCGATAAAATTCACAAAGCTCCAGATTCTGTGTGTTAATCATTGTGTTACCATGTTTGGATGATTCCACTGAATCCAGGCTAGCTTTTTTCCATCTGGTGAAAATCTGGGACTGGAGTAAAAATCACAACCACTTGcctaaaaatatcaaagaaaaaaatttatcaatcaAAGCTATTTTAATAAAAGAGTTATAGAATCAATCATAccaaacaacaacagcaaaaaaacccaaaacataCAGTACAAAATGCTGTTTACACctaagatttgaacaaaaaatgatttaatagaataaatatatcaattctAAGGACCCAAATGTGGCAATGCACATATTGAAAAGGGGTCAACTTGTTCACAATTTAACACAAAATAGACAAGCAAATTAAGGGCTTGAGATATCCTGCCCCTGCAgacaatatatttctatgtccAGAGTACTTTGATCTTTGAACTTGGGTCCAAAAAGTCACTATGGATCATCAACTACTGtaaacagggttatttttgccccgtgTTATTTTCCTCTCTTTTCACTTGCATACGGTTTCccccatcttgaatttgcccatacaaagttgtgaataaAGAAAGATAGTTTAACACTTACGAATTCGCGttgtcttaaattcgcccgctgacaacaatggcgaaaggggcaaaaataaaatgggacAAATATTGCCCTGTATACAGTGCCTCTGGAATACCTGCAACTGCATACAAAGTTTGAAGTCTGTTAAACAAAGGCTTCTGAAGATATTGACATTTGAATGGTCtatacattgtgtatatataaatgtcCATTAATATGAGTATAGGTGAATATATTTTGTGGTTGAGTGTTTTTCTAAAGCTCTCATTgatccttatacatgtattagatatcACGACCTTTACAACTGACTTCAGTCAAAACCATATAAGAGGTTAAAGAAAGTAAACGAAACACTGTCATCACGAGTGAAAGACCTAGAGCAGATTTGGCTTTACTCAAGATCATAGTCGCTTTTGAAGCCAAAATCACAGAACACCTCTCAATTGCTGTTGAATTTAAAACACCGCAAGCATGCCCCAAAAAAGTTTATAAGTGGCAGGATATAATAGGGGAGACAAAGTGGAAGACTTTAAGTTTTTGTATCATTTTGCAGGAGTTTCCTGCAAACCTTGAAGGATCAACATACAATGTACATCATACaccaacaagatatctgtgagccaatgcttaCTAGCAATACCCCCACTCtaatgtgaatatgcaaaataagcaaagtcaacatttaacagaaagttggCATCCcaatggtacaaaaatatatcccaaaatatggcatgcctaaactaataatgtgttaaaatttccaGCATCTGTgaaaaatagttgctgagaaatctttgacgtaaatttgtttgaaaatgttaactaaaaataaacaaagtcatcatttaccaggaagttgacatccgattagtaaaaaaatatattccacGATATGGCATTCCTAAActaatagtgtgttaaaatttcaagcatctgcgatgaaTAGTTGctaagaaatctttgacgaaattttgtttgaaaatttaggctaataataaacaaagtcgtcttttaacaggaagttgacgtccaattggtacaaaaatatatcccacgatatggcatgcctagataaatagtgtgttaaaatttcaagcatctgcgataaatagttgctgaaaaaaatgcaacagaaatttttgttacagacggacagacagaaggacagtcggacagacagacacacaagggtaaaacagtatacccccttcaCCTTGGGAGCGTGGGTATAACAAGACAAAACTGTTCCATGTCTTTGCGCCTTCTCTCAGTTTACCCACCAGCACTGTCTGTTTCTGTGTGACAGGGTCTATGGACACCACAGTGTTTTGGGGTTCTTTTGCCTCCTTTTTCTCTACAAGGCTGTGATCTTCTCgaatgcaatatatttttcctgtctaataaaaaatacaattaaataatcCAAATAAAATTGCACACAGTTTATTACATCTTCAATGTTCTACAAGTTGAATCAAAATTGCACAGAGATGATAACTAACTTAAAAACCCTTGAATTCTGTTATATACGATATCAGTGAGTGTTTTTGTAATGAAGAGAATTGATTACCTGGCATGACTGTGCACCTGTTTCAGTGTTTTGATCTTTGTTATAGAGTACTTTGTTAGAAAGTTTTGAACAGATAAACTGGTAATTTATAAGCACATGTctcatgtttttcaattaacAAGAAGCAATCTTTAATGTTGGTTTTCTTAAACATATGCTCTTAAGGTACCAGTTCTGGTACTACACACATATAAATGCTTTTAACCCCTTTTTCATTATGGTAAATGAAATAATAGGGGTAGTATTCTTAAGATAAAGGTCTTCATACCAAAGTGATACACCAGAAAACAATGTATAATTACTATTACATTTCATTTCtgacggttttttttttcaaattagaacaaactagaatttttttcaaatgcaagaTATGAATcatcaatatttacatcatccagtgtctttgtctgtgataacactacgtatcgattttgtactatataacccataatacaaatgacgccaaattgaggcgccggtggggtttgcttatttatagttaaagatttaattgtacgatggcttaaattatataaatataagtaataaggaatcattctttgaatattatgaggtgataatttcggtcggggcgtgatcaaatctatcataaagcccttcgggctttattggatttaatcgcgccccgaccaaaattatcacctcataatactcaaataatgattccttattccttaattaaaaGCCGTAAAACAATTGAAGATAACAAAGTCATTACCCAGCACTGACCTACACAAAAATGCAAACATGCAGACATGTGATAAAAATGTGATATCGGAATACAGTCcagttaatatttttaaaaattcatatcaatataattacttttgaaCAAAGAGATCCATCCGCATATCTCCAGTTACAGTCCTTTGGAGTGATTGCTTCTGGAGAAGAATCAGGTGATTTCTGCACATACATCTGTTGATCCGAGAAGTTGGAGAAGTAGACCGCTCCATCATACACAAAGAATGCACCTCCGCCATACTCGTGGACTTTGGTCCGGGCATTGAAGTCTTTCGGTGTCCAAACTTTGAAATCTTTTTCATTCTTATTCAGGGAACATACAACATAGCGACCTCCCTCATCAAAACGTAGTTCACTCCAGAAAACAGTTTCTAATAAAATATTGCTTCAATTTCAAAAACTTGCAAACAAAAATGTGAACAAAAGTTGTCTAAAGTTTGGAACATTAAATAGGGGTATTATAGAGAGTTTGACCTCTGAATAAGGGTCAAACaaccaaaatttttgactgTACCAAACCTGTTTTAAGAATGCAGTGATTAATAGCTGATGtcttataaaaaagaaacacataaaaacaacatttaacaTGAATTAATCTTACTCATGTAActttaataataagaaacacaTTACTTTAGCAAAGACTTCTTCATTTTCATAATTGTGCATCATTGCTATGGCAcaccaaattcacaaaaataagTTAATTATTGTTTTACAGTCAACAAACTTGTTTATTGGTTGTACCCGGTAAACTGTAGTTTACAGACAGTTAcactgtaaactatagttaaggACGTTCATCATATTTCACATATGCAAACCATTATGATAATCTATGCTTCAGAAGTGAAGACaataattaacactgaaaacaatcagTTTATCTGATGAATATAGTTTCATGACTtgtgaaactacatgtatggtTAACCactcttaactatagttaacaaacGTAAatatgtgaatctatatttgtcatcaaaatctattgttaacatttatttacaatcaGATAAACTTAGATTAACATTTATCAACTAAAGTTTATAACCGTTTAAGaaagtttacaaccgttaaataGGCCTGTAGTTTACTTTAcatataaaaacacaaattaacaTATAGTTACCTATAGTTTACAGTTTGTCAACTATAGTTAAATAATAGGTTTAACCATAGTAAACTATAgtagaaaaatataaactatagtaatatatacagtaaaactctgCTATATTGGAGTCCTAGGAACCAGTGGATACGctttgttatatccgtaatttCGTTTTATCCGTCAAATGAATTCATAGTAATAACtgtagcgaattcactatatacatgttttctcttacaagactataatttttgctaattgaggcttaaaataaaaatacattactatgatattttaataattggattgtgaattgaaaattttatatgaaaataaatacattcataCTGTTTATGTTAAATGATAGTGCAAacattttaaactgtaaagaaatcctttataaaagtgttaaatttctttattattcaactctaagggactcaaaatcagttcgctatatctgtaaattcgttatatccaaatttgttataactgtaaaattttgcaaagatttgttcaGAACTTTACCAGGGACTCAAAAGAACTTCCCTATAACcaagaattcgctatatccatGTTCATACTAAACGAGTTTAGTTAAATTCATAGATGAAAAACGAAAGTTAACGAATCGTTCACTATAGTTTACAGTTTGCAAActatagctgcaggtctgtagctcccggcctgaaaaaattctgatggacgacctgggagttACAGTGCAACCCACTGaaaaaactgtatatttattgcgcgaAAAAACGTGCacatactatagtctgtcccaagatatatATGCTGCATaattgaacgatttttaataaaaatacacatacctgtgacagaagtgcaattaaaatcgatgaaagggaaaattaccaagataacttcattcacacattattatttttccctcgtaaaaaatcacaggaacgaaaacagatttcctacggagatttatattggggaatgttgacatcttttctccattcggaggTACTCaggacacctcgcgcaatttttcaacattatcatccgggcatcttcatctccttggcaatggaaaaaacctgtagactttttatttttagccgtgtattgatacccaacaagctagagggggcgtttcaaaggggaaatcttgggattttttcatactattggatgaacatcgtctgatacaagaggtatttataaatatcgaataatttaaggaaatatgcggcaaaaatatcttgggacagactatagagtAGTTTTGGACCAATTAACCTTATTTATACACAAATTCTGtgaacaattagtaccattaagtTCTTTGTGCagtttactactgatatcgtctcttaACTATATATACCATTTTTCAATGGGTTGCACTATacctcccaggtcgtccattcGAATGTTTTCAGACCGGGTaactacagacctgcagctacataaactatagttaacagtcgataaacctagtttatcaaacgtgaaactatgtttagccaTCTTTTGTGAATTTGACGTGCCATACActgcatgtatcaattaataGCAGGTgcatattataatataaatttgaaagtgggaaattacacaacctacaaacagggaccaggctctctctctctctctctctctctctctctctcggggtagggggttgcgctgtatcataaccattaaaatcagtacatttggcatacttattgtacaCAGGTACAGAATACTCTCTCAAACATTCTTTGAcattcgttgatacctaaataacactaggtcgacaatgatgcaaggtatgtgtaattcttgctgcgctcgccagaacggtagaaccgtaaaacatattatgaattaattaaacACCTGCGACAAACCCAGGTTTTTGGTCTAGACGGATCTCTTGAAATCTGACACTGCTTTCCGTGGCAAGCTTGCTGGAGATTGGCGACTTCCATGTACCGTAAGGTGCTGTCGTTTTGGACATCTTTCTCGAGAAAATTACAGTTCGAAGTgcaaattttgttgattttaagataGAGAGGCGGAAACCGAAAGTGGCGAAACAGAATCCTCCGAGCATCTGCACCGGATATTATGAATGCCGTGTAAAAAGTAAACCATGAAAGTTCAATTCCGGTTTGTCCGCCAGATGAGCAATATGCACGATACCACATCCCCTCAATGCGCGTACATATGCAGCAGATGGGGAGTAAAAGTGTATAAACACATACAAGAATGATATCAACATTATATAAGTTAGAAAGTGGTTTGTTCAATCAGGTTGAGTATGCGCCCGAGCCACAGGCAAACGACgttaaaaaatactattttttccTATAAATGTTAGATAATTTTCTCTGCTAcaagttttttggtttttttttatttttggtatagGAAATTATCTCACAATAAAAAGTTAAACAGGCTCCTTAGATGGAAGCAGAATCGCctgacattaaaaataaaagccaTTATCAgctgtactttttaaaaaatattaacgaTAGTTATCATTATAGTGCAGGGGATCATCAGTaatcttgttattttaaaatgaaatatttttaacgtcaGGCGCCTGTGTGTATCTCAAATCAATAATCTGTAAATTATAAATGCACATGAAAAACAAATCTTACAATTTATATTctgtt containing:
- the LOC105345263 gene encoding uncharacterized peptidase YuxL, producing the protein MLGGFCFATFGFRLSILKSTKFALRTVIFSRKMSKTTAPYGTWKSPISSKLATESSVRFQEIRLDQKPGFVAETVFWSELRFDEGGRYVVCSLNKNEKDFKVWTPKDFNARTKVHEYGGGAFFVYDGAVYFSNFSDQQMYVQKSPDSSPEAITPKDCNWRYADGSLCSKTGKIYCIREDHSLVEKKEAKEPQNTVVSIDPVTQKQTVLASGCDFYSSPRFSPDGKKLAWIQWNHPNMPWDNTSLFVAELSSTGDEIVPGTAKQVAGGEGVSVMQPVWTPDNNLLFIGDQTGWWNLYQYSPDGNHQNLLPCEADVGGCQWVFGRPDFSVEPSDGGTVIMKRKEEILKLDIKTKEYKKLETNCTSHNMLTFGQNGELYCEVGSPTKFPCIVQLNTLSGEIKELRVSKSLSLDKGYFSVPENYTWKTSDNDVCYGYLYTPQNKDYSAPEGTLPPLLVKAHGGPTGYSSNTIALGIQYFTSRGFAVLDVNYRGSFGFGTAYRNKLKTKWGIYDVDDCSSGAQALAEEGRVDKNCLCIDGGSAGGYTTLACLAFRTVFKAGASHYGIGDLEALVRDTHKFESRYIDNLIAPYSAETVKIYKERSPINYVDQLNCAMAFFQGDEDKIVLPNQAEMMYEAVMAKGLPTVLVMFKGEQHGFRKAENIQKALDGEFYFFAKVFGFEPADKHISLDIKNLKN